The Planctomycetota bacterium genome includes the window CGTCAACCTCACCCCCGAGGTCGAGGCGTGCCTCGCCGAGAGCGGCATCCGCGAGGGCCTGTGTCTCGTCAATGCCATGCACATCACCGCCGGCGTGTTCATCAACGACGACGAGCCGGGTCTGCACCAGGACTTTGAAGTCTGGCTGGAGAAACTCGCACCGGAGAAACCGTACGCGCAGTACCGCCACAATAGCGCCGAGGACAACGCGGATGCGCACCTGAAGCGCACCATCATGGGCCGCGAGACGATAGTAGCCGTCACCGGCGGGAAACTGGACTTCGGCCCGTGGGAGCAGATTTTTTACGGCGAGTTCGACGGCCGCCGCCGCAAACGCGTCCTGGTCAAGATCATCGGAGACTAAGCGCGCCGCGGGTCGGGCACAGGTTATCCGGGAAATGCCCGGCGAGGTCGGTTGTTCACCTGGCCGCGGCGGAGGCGCCCGGGCGCT containing:
- a CDS encoding secondary thiamine-phosphate synthase enzyme YjbQ, yielding MKSYRKELWMKTATRRALVNLTPEVEACLAESGIREGLCLVNAMHITAGVFINDDEPGLHQDFEVWLEKLAPEKPYAQYRHNSAEDNADAHLKRTIMGRETIVAVTGGKLDFGPWEQIFYGEFDGRRRKRVLVKIIGD